The Gemmatimonadaceae bacterium genomic sequence TCTATCCATGGTTCGTGAAGTTCACGATCAACGGCTTCGTGCACGGCAGCATGCCGCTTGCCGATCTCACGATCAAGAAAGGGCAGCGCGTGCGGTGGTATCTCATGGCATCGACCAACGATTTCGACTTCCATGCGCCGCACTGGCACGGCAACACCGTCGTGTTGAACGGCATGCGCACCGACGTCGCGCAGCTCGCAATGATGCAGATGGTGAGTGCGGACATGATTCCCGATGACGTCGGCACGTGGCTCTTTCACTGCCACGTGTCCTTCCACAACGAGGAGGGAATGGCGGTCCGCTACCGCGTGACACCGTGAGAACGGACAAAAGACGGACAGGGCCAGGCAGCACCGGACAGGGACCCCGGTGGTGTCCGGGTTTGTGCCGCCCTGTCCGCCCTTGCGCTCCCCTCAAGTTTCCCTACCATCTGAACAGGGCCAGCCGAGCGCAGCAGATTGCAGTCACAACACATGCGGTCATGAGCGGCGACGCCGCGGCGCCAGTCAGCGAGATGCGATTTCGCAGACTGCTGGAGAAGCTTCCGGCGGCGGCACACGTGTGACGCGCAGGGACTGATCACGTACTACAATGAGCGCGCGGTCGAGTTGTGGGGCCGCGCGCCTGCATTGCACGATCCTGTCGACCGGTTCCGCGGGTCCTTCAAGCTGTTCTCGCCCGACGGTGCGCCGATTCCGCACGAGGAATGTTGGATCGCGCTCGCGCTGCGGAACGATCGCGCGTACGACGGCCGGGAGATTTTCATCGAGCGCCCAGACGGCAGCCGGCGTGTGGCGCTCGCCCATGCGAATCCCATTCACGACGATGATGGCCGCTTGGTAGGCGCGGTGAGCGTGTTGGTCGACATCACCGATCGGAAGCGCGCCGAGAATGCGGTGAACGATGCCAACCGCGCGAAGAGCGAGTTCCTCGCGGCGATGAGCCACGAGCTCCGCACGCCGCTCAACGCGATTGCCGGCTACGTCCAACTGCTCGCCCTCGAGGTGCACGGACCGCTTTCGCCGGAGCAGCACCTCGCGCTCAAGCGGGTGCAGCGCAGCCAGCGCTACCTGCTCTCGCTCATCAACGACATCCTGAACTTCGCGAAGCTCGAGGCCGGCCGCGTCGAGTACAGCACGCGCGACGTGCGGCTCGTCGATGCCGTGGCGGAAGTGAGTCCGATGATCGAGCCGCAGCTCGCGGCCAAGCGTCTGCGCTACGAGGTGCGCATCGATCCCGCGATCGTGGTGCGCGCCGACGCCGAAAAGCTGTGGCAGATCCTGCTCAACCTATTGTCGAACGCGGTGAAGTTCACCGAGTGCGACGGGCAGATCACGGTGGACACGGGCGCGCGCGGCGATGGCAGCGGCCCAACGGGCGTCGTGTTCCTGCGGGTGAGCGACACCGGGGCCGGCATTCCGAGCAATCGCCTCACGGCGATCTTCGAGCCCTTCGTGCAGATCCAGCGCAGTCTCACCAACAGCAGCGAGGGCACCGGACTCGGCCTCGCTATCAGCCGGGAATTGGCGTGCGGGATGGGCGGCGACCTGCGCGTGCGCAGCGTGGAGGGCGCCGGCGCCACCTTCACGCTCATGCTCCGGGCCGGCCGGCGCGCCGAACGGAGTTAGGCATCGAGCGGCGGCGCGCCGGTGAGTGCGGCGCTCAGATCCCAGAGGCGCCGGCGAGCGGTTGCGTCGTACGAGCGGCGCGAGGAGCGCGCCGGCCGGCAGCGCTCGAAGTATCCGCCCGTCACTGTTTTGAGCTCTGGAGCCGACGCAAGGTAGAGGGCCGAGCGTGAGCCGCGGTCTGCGTTAGGCAGGAAGGGGCGCCAGAGGGCGCGCATCCAGGCGGGCGACTCGCGCATGAGGCCCGTGTTCACGTAGCCCGGGTGCAGGCAATTCGCGGTGACGCCGGTCCCCGCGAGCCGCGCGGCGAGCTCGTAGGTGAAGAGAACGTTCGCGAGCTTGGACTGCGCGTACGCGCGCACCGGGCCGTAGCCGCGCTCGAGCTGGAGATCATCGAGGTGGATGCGGCCCATCCGTTCCACGCGCGATGCGACCGTTATCACGCGCGCCGGCTCGCTCGCGCGCAAGAGCGGTCCGAGCAGTGCGGTGAGGAGGAACGGAGCCAGGTGGTTCACGGCGAGCGTTTCCTCGAAACCATCGACGGTGACGCGTCGGCGACGCGCCTGGATGCCGGCGTTGTTGACGAGCACGTGGAGGTGCGCGTGGTCCCGCGCGATCTCGGCTGCTGCTCGGCGCACCTGGTCGAGCGAGGCGAGATCGGCGGTTACGACCGAGACATTCTCGTTGCCGGTCTCCGCGCGCACGCGGTCGCGCGCTGCGTTGCCGCGGTCGATATTTCGGCTGAGCATGATGACCGTTGCGCCCAGACGCGCAAGTCCGGCGGCCGTGGCGAAGCCGAGTCCCGAGCTCGCGCCGGTGACGAGGCAGACGCGACCGAGCATCGAGTTCGAGAAGGCGGGGGTGGCGGAAACCATCACGCCGTGAAGAATACGTGCATGGCTATCCAGTACGCGATCATCCGATGACTGATTCCGTCGTGCCTGCGCGGCTCCTCGCCGTGTTCCTGCTCGTGGGAACCGCGCTCCTTGGCGCCGGGTCCGTGATGCACCCCGTGCTCACCGGCGCGGGCGTCGGCTCGGCTGACTTGCGTGTGATTGCCGCGACGCCGGGCTGGCGTCTCATGCATCTCTCGATGCTCACGGGGTCCGCACTGGTGATGACGGGCGTGTGGGTCCGGTTGGGCGGGGCGAGCGAGGATGCGCGCGCCGCGCTCGTGGGCGCGCTTGCGCTCGTATGCATCGGGATGACGCTCAACGCGTTCGACATCCTGCTCATGGCCCGCTCCGGAACTCGCATGGCCGCTCTGTTCGCGGCCGGCCGCACGGACATGGCGCCCATCTTCGACGCCGTGCACGGGTTTGGGCTGATGGCCGCGCGCTTCGGGAACGGGCTCATTGCGTTAGGCGCACTCGTGTTGGGCATCGTCGAGTGGCGGGATGCGGCGCAGCCCAGGTGGCTGGCGTGGCTGGCATGGATCGCGGCGGCCGGCGGCTTGGTGGGCGTGTTGTGCTTCGACGAGTCGAGCCGGCTCGTGTTGGGCGCCGTGGCGTTGTTGTGCGGATGGGAAGTGGCCACGGCGTTGCGCCTGCTGCTCCGGCCCGTCGCCCTCACCCGTTGACTCGCGCTTGATCGCATGCCCGAGCTGCCGGACGTCACCATCTATGTCGAGTCCCTGGCGGCGCGGGTGATCGGCCAGCCGCTCGAGCACCTGACGATCAAGACGCCGTTCGTGTTGCGCAGCGTGTCGCCGCCCATCTCGGCCGCCCAAGGGCGGCGCGTGTCCGGCGTGCGCCGGTTAGGCAAGCGCATCGTGCTCGACATGGGCGACGAGATGTTCGTGGTGATCCACCTCATGATCGCGGGACGGCTGCGCTGGCGCGCGCCCGGCGCCAAGATGCCGGCGGGCAACCTGCTGGCGACGTTTCACTTCCCGACCGGCGTGCTCGCGCTCACGGAAGCAGGTAGCACGCGGCGCGCGTCCTTGCACATCGTGCAGGGTGAGGCGGCGTTGCGAGAGATGGACCGCGGCGGCATCGAGCCGCTCGAGATCGACCTCGCGACGTTCGCCGAGCAGCTCGGGCGGGAGAACCACACGCTCAAGCGTTCGCTCACCGATCCGCGAATTTTCAGTGGGATCGGCAACGCGTACTCCGATGAGATTCTGCACCGCGCGCGCCTCTCGCCGCTCGCCCTCAGCAGGAAGCTGAGCCCCGAAGAAGTGTCGCGGCTGTACGAGGCCGTGCAGGTGGTACTGCGCGAATGGACCGACCGGCTGCGTGCTCAGTTAGGCGGCGAGTTTCCCGAGAAGGTGACGGCGTTTCGCGACGAGATGAGCGTGCACGGGCGGTACGGCAAGCCCTGCCCGGTCTGCGGGACGACGGTGCAGCGGATTCGCTACGCGTCCAACGAGACGAACTATTGTGCGCGGTGTCAGACGGGCGGCCGGCTGCTGGCCGACCGCGCGATGTCGCGGCTGTTGCGCGAGGACTGGCCGAAGTCGATCGACGAATTGGAGTAGGGCACTATCACGGATCGAGGATCGAGCATGGCTCAATCGAGTGTGCAGCGCAGGCGCGCCGAGCGGACCCTCACGCCGGCAACGCCGCTCTTGCTGCGGTCGTTGCGGGAGAACTACTACCGGGGTGGCTGGCATGGTCCCGCAGCGGCGGTGCGTGAGGCGCTGCGAGGTGTGGATGCGAACGCGGCGAGTTGGCGGCCAGGTCCGGGCCGGCACACCATCTGGGAGCTCACGCTGCATCTCGCCTACGCGCGGCAGATGATGCTCAAGCGCATGGGCATCGAGGCCCCGGCATTTCCGCACCGCCTAACGAAGCCCTGGTGGCCGGAGGTGCCTCCGGCGTCGACCCCCGAGGCGTGGGCCGACGCTCTCGGCTTGCTCGAGTCGCTGCATCGGCGGCTTGTGGCCGCGGTGTCGGGTGCGAGCCGTCGTGTGCTCACGACGGTGCGACCCGGCCGCAGTCACACGATCGCCATGGAAGTGTTAGGCGTGGCGACGCACGATGCCTATCATGCCGGCCAGATGAATATGATCCGGCGGATGTGGGAGGACGGTGGGCGTCAGCCTCGCGAATAGCGCGCGCGCACGTCAGGCCTCCCCGTGCACGCCCG encodes the following:
- a CDS encoding ATP-binding protein → MIEPQLAAKRLRYEVRIDPAIVVRADAEKLWQILLNLLSNAVKFTECDGQITVDTGARGDGSGPTGVVFLRVSDTGAGIPSNRLTAIFEPFVQIQRSLTNSSEGTGLGLAISRELACGMGGDLRVRSVEGAGATFTLMLRAGRRAERS
- a CDS encoding SDR family oxidoreductase, producing the protein MVSATPAFSNSMLGRVCLVTGASSGLGFATAAGLARLGATVIMLSRNIDRGNAARDRVRAETGNENVSVVTADLASLDQVRRAAAEIARDHAHLHVLVNNAGIQARRRRVTVDGFEETLAVNHLAPFLLTALLGPLLRASEPARVITVASRVERMGRIHLDDLQLERGYGPVRAYAQSKLANVLFTYELAARLAGTGVTANCLHPGYVNTGLMRESPAWMRALWRPFLPNADRGSRSALYLASAPELKTVTGGYFERCRPARSSRRSYDATARRRLWDLSAALTGAPPLDA
- a CDS encoding DinB family protein → MAQSSVQRRRAERTLTPATPLLLRSLRENYYRGGWHGPAAAVREALRGVDANAASWRPGPGRHTIWELTLHLAYARQMMLKRMGIEAPAFPHRLTKPWWPEVPPASTPEAWADALGLLESLHRRLVAAVSGASRRVLTTVRPGRSHTIAMEVLGVATHDAYHAGQMNMIRRMWEDGGRQPRE
- a CDS encoding DNA-formamidopyrimidine glycosylase family protein; the encoded protein is MPELPDVTIYVESLAARVIGQPLEHLTIKTPFVLRSVSPPISAAQGRRVSGVRRLGKRIVLDMGDEMFVVIHLMIAGRLRWRAPGAKMPAGNLLATFHFPTGVLALTEAGSTRRASLHIVQGEAALREMDRGGIEPLEIDLATFAEQLGRENHTLKRSLTDPRIFSGIGNAYSDEILHRARLSPLALSRKLSPEEVSRLYEAVQVVLREWTDRLRAQLGGEFPEKVTAFRDEMSVHGRYGKPCPVCGTTVQRIRYASNETNYCARCQTGGRLLADRAMSRLLREDWPKSIDELE